In Nymphalis io chromosome 13, ilAglIoxx1.1, whole genome shotgun sequence, the genomic stretch gcgtgaagaggcatcttgcgggctggcaaggcgaaggcggctagtgcagaacgtttttcccgtctgtactggccgtcgtcgcgtttggactctactaccacttaccatcaggtagagtagagtcatttgccctcccggcgaatataaaaaaaaaaaaaaagtatttagtggtaaaaatttaacataaaaacaaactcaaaggtaaattaattacatagtgTCTTCATTGATGTGTAACATTTATTGGAGCGCCTTGGGCGTAACACCGACTTGTGGCAGCAAACGGCACGACGCTCAACATATGGCACTGTCTTctctcatatattttattcgtaacagcctgtgaatatccccctgctgggctaaggcctcctctcccttttttgaggagaaggtttggagcttattcaccacgctgctccaatgcgggttagtggaatacacatgtggcagaatgtcagtgaaattagacacatgcaggtttcctcacgatgttttccttcgccgtaaagcacgagatgaattataattataaattaagcacatgaaaattcagtggtttcaCGCATTCTGAAtttatatacagggttacagggtaatatgtcacgatccttttaaagggttatagttcaggacaatagctatcaaatgacccccaaaatgcttatgcaaaagtgtatcgttttcgagttattaattttttaatattttttttatttaaaggatgtttaagattctaaaattcaataaaaaaaaaatcaacgtattttccctattttttttttgtatttcttgctagggtacatcctagttaataataaccagttataaaacagaaacaatcttcaagcatttttaaattacagatccaaaactgtacaacttttcgatttttaattttgaatctttaagttactcgcaatttttttgtaaaaatcactatggctcttatcgtgcggatcattttaaaaacatctgcgtttccttagctatccatcgatacataaaaagtacagtaacaatcataaactcaggagaaaattagataacaaagagaccaggtaggaaattctaagaaatgctattgttaagaaattaaatctggatcaaagacaaaaggacctcaatgcaaagtagttaaagattatttttaataggggtaataggtaaaaaaggagagataaaccagagctgtttgtggaatactattatcaattcctttgaatttaccgtcattttttcaaatttccttttatctcatttcttttaggaataagagtaataaaaccttgtcggggtacataatactcactgtacttgcactgctcgtatagtgtggacgcgctttagtgaatattgatctcttaaatttttgaaaaaaaccgcttcgtttactggactctgtttcttacaacttcgtgactcggctagctaaaaggaatttgtgatttgtgtttatgataacttggcgcgtaaaaagaactattatggctgcagaacaaaattcttctcgtcgtccgtactctaatgaggaatacgctgacatcttattttgctatggatattgtaacggtgacgccgcagctgctcgtcgtgagtataatcgtcgatttccggatcgccggacgacattttgggggtcatttgatagctattgtcctgaactataaccctttaaaaggatcgtgacatattaccctgtaaccctgtatatatgtaatgtttttttgtgttcgatgttcaatttaaaaaaatcggtcCGTGACgatattttcacttttttttcgTGATACATTAATACGTTTTGTTATACctgtaaattgtataaataaatcttatgtaaACTCAgggtttttttcaaataaaaatacgtatAGCTGTTTATTGAAGGTTTATTGGATGACGATTGAAATATGGCTTTCCAGCCATCACGGTCATTGGCTTTTATTGTGAATGATACTTTTTACTCTGTGCAGTATTGCGTGCAATCCATGGATTTATCGTCTGTTAAAATATTCgaattcgtttttttaaatattttgaatgttttgtttattatagtgcgcattttattaccaaataaaatatttaactgtttTTAATCTCTTGGTCAATTTTAATATctctattattgttatttgttgattcattcatttgttgaattataatgtaaaatgatTACCAGTAATATTGTTGtactgtttataatttttacatataaattttatgttgaaCGACGAgtcggcgtggttggtggatgcttgcctttcacgtcgaaggttgggtgttcgattcccacccagaacagattattgtgtgcatgaacatgtctgtttgtcctgcgtctgggtgtaattatctgtataagtgtgtatttacaaaaaaaatagtgtatcagttgtctagtttccatagtacaagctctgtacaagcttaattttgggatcagatggccgtttgtgaaaatttcccaggatattatgttgaatttattacctattataatgtaataatattatattataaatatattactgtattgggggcaggtaccacccactgatcatatattctatcgcaaacagcaatactcattATTACTGTGTTTGAAAAgtatgtgagccagtgtaactacaggcaccagaaatacattacattttcattcCCAAGATagatagcgcattggcgatgtaagacaGTGATGACCACATACCTTCAAGTGTTCCATTCGCCAGTCTGTTtacctatttcaaataaataaataagaaatcctTGCACAAAAAGCATCCTCCTCCACATTACCaggtcaatattttataaattaaagataaaggCACATATGTATGCCACTATTGTGTCATTTTTCATATTGGTAATGTTactaatggttaatatttctaacagcactaatgtctatgggcggtggttttCATCAGGTAGGTTATTTGTCCGCCTaccaatatcataaaaaaaaccctCGTTTATCAACATAAATGGATGATGGTTAAAAAATACCCATTTGTGTATCTGATGAAcacaatatattcatatatttatagcgcGGGTTAATGGAAAGACATTTCGCAAAATGTTATCAGCAGGTTTTAGTTTTAGCAGGTTTCGTCATGATTTTTCCAAAATAagtatgaaaattcagtagtttgAACCAATATAATAGCTTTAACCACTCAGCTATAACAACcgcaaaaaaaataaacgccTTTAATCTctaacttttaataatacaatcacGTCATCGAAAACCTTCTAGTAAGTTTTGAATATTGAGTATAGGGTCTcaagtaaagtttttatttactaacgatatttgtttatttgttgtaggaaaatgtaaaaaaaaaaacaatttttgaaacctaaaatgattacatttatggtaaatacaaacataattataatgtccCAGACTTTTccgtaactatttttaaaacctaCGATTTACACACTAATACACGATTACATACGATTTACACATTAATTTAATCCATCTCCCCTATCTAGTCAGCATTGTtaactatgtataaaatatattataacattattatataagggTTATATTATGACTTAATTACAAAAGAGTAATATTTTGATACtagtttcaaattaaatataaattatacagtatAGGTTTATAGTAGTATACTAATACTATCCAGAaaaatgatgaatgaatgaatatgaaGAACTTATCTAACGCATAGACGCATAGCGAAATTGgtcagttataataatattaaattttaacaaatgatTACTATAACATTGTGTTTACGTCGCTATGTATCATATGTATGTGTGAGTTTTATAACATGTTTATGCATGTTGCTTGCTTATTAAGTACACAATACCTACCTACTATAAGTAGAACTTAAAAACAGGTTCATTTCAATCAAATTCAGAATcggaattttaagaaaaatataaaacagtgcCATCTAGCGTTACCTGTGTTAACGAATGAATCTATTTTTTCCAGTGTTGCTAATCTATTTTATCACGTGCTATGTAATTCAAGTAGCTCAGTAATACAATTCCATAAAATTgagataattatttgttttatatttaaatacctttaaattaaaaaaaacattattatatactaaaattgtgCTGATATAAGTTACTTGaatagcaaataaataatatcaaaaatattagaagcttcaaaaattatattaatttttatgttcattTCTGACGTTTATCTTATTTTCTTgaacattttaatgttaaaaaaatttgttaGTTTTATATGAGTATAAAAGGGTTTATAATGGCAATATCAGTAAAGTGAGCCATCGCCCTGTTAACGGTGTCATGGCGGTTTGACTTGTTGAAGGTTTTTTTGCAATAACTGACTAGTTAATGTGCTTTTTAGGAGTGTGATCTTTgatttttgtgtattatatcAAGTAAttcaaaatagttaataatgCGCGAATACAAAATAGTCGTGCTAGGTAGCGGAGGCGTGGGAAAATCCGCCCTGACAGTACAATTTGTACAAGGCATCTTTGTGGAGAAATACGACCCCACTATCGAAGACAGCTATCGGAAACAAGTGGAAGTTGACGGACAACAATGTATGCTTGAAATTCTTGACACAGCCGGCACAGAACAGTTTACCGCGATGAGGGACTTATACATGAAGAATGGACAAGGATTTGTATTAGTGTACTCGATTACAGCGCAATCGACATTCAATGACCTGCAGGACTTACGGGAGCAGATCCTGCGGGTTAAGGACAAGGATGACGTGCCTATGGTGTTAGTGGGCAACAAGTGTGATTTGGAGGCGGAGCGCGTGGTTGGCAAGCAACAGGGCGCTAATCTCGCGAACCATTTCAACTGCGTTTTTATGGAGACCTCCGCGAAGGCTAAAATCAGTGTGAACGAAGTGTTCTACGATCTAGTGCGACAAATCAACAAAAAATCTCCCAAGGAAGAAAACAAAAAGAGAACCAAAAAGCCCATATGTCAACTGCTATAAGGATCGCGGCGCTTCCGACGCATCtaggtattaatatttaataatttgaaagacTTCTCGTACCCGGATTTGGCTCTTGACAGTTCCAAAAGTAAACTAGGTCGGGTGAGCATGGTTGGTTATTGAATATCTTGAGAATTTTGCAATTGTGCATTTGTTGAGCTAAAGTGGTCCAGTGCTATAAATGAGTGGAAAATGCATCACAGATCTTCACCTACGGTTTCCCGTTCCGACCAGTGTATAGAGTAGATCCCTACTTCTCGGTCCGTGTATttataatagtgttttattTGAGGATCCATTCAAAGATTCTGTGTGTGTGTTTCACTCTCAATATTCCATTTTGTATAGTGTGAATGATGCCATGTTCAGAAGTTTACATCTTGACTGCCCTATTTACTTTGTGATTTCAATTCATATAGAAGgctataataaaagaatattgtaaaatataattgccTAAAATATTTCctcttgtatttttattaaataaaacaatctaaCCGGTTTTATgagagataataaattatgtcaTTAGAGTATTGTTAAAATTCTTGCTTAGTTCAGACAATGAACaggataataattaaactaatgaTTTATTAAGCTCTACGTAAATCACTCGTCATATAAATGTAGGTTAATAAGCTTTAACAATTTTGCACAAGTTTGTTTTAGTGGAGACTTAGTTTGTTAATACAaccatttgttattttaaatacatgatAATGAATAAGTTAACATAGGCTATATAGTTGGTACATTGTTTGGTTATCTTTGGTGCAGGAATGTATCAATGTTTTGTCATAAATTTGATATGCATTTGATAGTGAATGTTCCTGTGAGCGATACAATGTTGCCCAGTCATTCCGTCTGTCTGAACTAAGCAGATATGTTATGATAgcatttactattattatttgatttagaaACTTCTGAAAGGCCAGAATGTGAGTTATAACAGGCTCTTGGGAGTCCTGGAGTTTGTGCCAGCAGGCCTTAACCAgtgtataatgtttaataattaagaatacattaaattttttcagatatattattgtcttgttatataatacaaatgtatCAAAGGAAAAGTTAATTATGCAACACCATATAGGACTCAAATTACTTTTGAACAAATATTAGTGAGCCTTAGGTGAGTGCACCCCACCAAATGTAGTTTGTCCAGTGTCTGTCCGAGTGCAGTCGGCACTCATAAAAAACTATTCCTTAATGAaactaaagtttaaaaaattatcgTTATTGTAAATGGGATAAAGTTTTATGATTACTGGCTCATTTAAATGTGAATTACCAGCCTGTGTTGCTACTATAAAAAACTttgttaaattactaattataataggTGTTCAAATATTGTTACGGTTTAGATGTTCCCTTCATTATCATTTCTGTTAAGATTAAGATTAACTGCACAAGGATATTGGTAATGACTTGATCTGAGttgaactatatttttatatatatcgtgCGAATTaagaacttatatttttatcttttcaaTCAATAATCGACATGtacaattaatttctttttttttttgcaaatttatcaataaaaccaattttaaatattcatgtttTGGGTTGTATTATTTTTCTCGCTCGCGTCGTGTTGTCGGTTGTGTATGTTGAAGTACATCGCGATGAGTCACGCCGTAGGCCCGCACGCTCTTGGAGCCCTGCCGGCGACATATGGCAATTGAATCGGaattttaatggaatttaattaaatgaaacaacCAATTACCATCTACTTCTATTTTATTGAGTTGACGTgtgtaaaaaacttttataaaacgtGTTCAACATCATATAGTATAACTAACTACGTAGGTACAATGTACGGAAAGAAATAATGGCAGTGTGACGTGGCGGGCGTATGTCGACATTCTAGTAACATAAGAATTGACACAGTCCAATGGAAATGAACACAATACGCCTTCCTCGACTATGACCTATAAACCAAGcgttctaattataatattacaaataaagtgTTGAATAACGTCGCTCTAAACATCACTACGGACGCATCCCATCAAATGAAACAAGGTCTAACGCATAGATCGAGTTCACGATGGGACACGCATCACTTAAAAACatgttataataatcatataatttattatatatatatgcactcCAAGCGTGGGAGATTAAATCTACATACAATTGCGCTCTAAAAGTTTCCATGGTCTAAAAAGAcgataatatgaataaatttttgTGCTATTCTTATCACCGCACCCAGAGCGTGTTACGTACGCTTTATCAGTTGGATATTTATTGGGGACATACATCAAAATTCCTGCACATTTTTATAAGTACATACTAGGTAGGTATGTTGGAATAACGcttaaataacaatactatgagttctgataaatattattacacttgTAATGTGTAGGTATAAAGCATTTTACacacaataaatttatacttaattaggTACGTCATGGAAGTTGTCAAGTGATAATACACATAAatgatgataattttttaactatacACAAATGTAATTCCTGTAAAGtacattaattaaagtttaaattatccTCGTTTGAGGTAATATTTTACGTAGTTTAACCACTAAAACTTGAAATAATTGGCCGTTATACCATGTGGACGTAAATGACGTACctacattatttatatcaactaTTTCATCCGCTTAAAATGACtacattgataatttattaaattaaaagtggtATTAAATCTCGgtataattcaattaatgatGTTCATTTTTGGAAATGATACAATATACGTGTATGATAATGTTAACACCTACACATGTGCTCAATTtgccttattagtttttattgaagAGGGTTGTTGACTGACTAGGGTCATCGAAGGCCGACACGAGTGGGGGCCAAGTGGACCGCTTCAAAAATCGTGATAAGAGTGCaccattttataaaaagttaaatatagatttttataagcaaaaaccTAGAACAGCTTATTGGATTTTTTGGGCGAATTTTGTTTGTGCAAATCTATGGcactttcaattttttaattatataagtttcaTTACActccttataaaataaacacgaataataaataagtacctACGATAATTGTCGATGTTTATTAATACAGGTttacttttcaaaatattacacaacagtagcgtaataataaaacaaaataaataaataacattaaaattacaaatctcACTCTTAGACTAGACCGATTAGTTGActcattgataataaaaaaacacttccgCTGAACTTCCGTGTGACGAACTGACCTCAACACTAACTCGTGCGTCATCATGAATCACTTGAAACATGAAGGCTGAGATGTGGattaaaaaatttcaa encodes the following:
- the LOC126773082 gene encoding ras-related protein Rap1, which encodes MREYKIVVLGSGGVGKSALTVQFVQGIFVEKYDPTIEDSYRKQVEVDGQQCMLEILDTAGTEQFTAMRDLYMKNGQGFVLVYSITAQSTFNDLQDLREQILRVKDKDDVPMVLVGNKCDLEAERVVGKQQGANLANHFNCVFMETSAKAKISVNEVFYDLVRQINKKSPKEENKKRTKKPICQLL